ATAGAGCCTGAACCGTGCATATCCGCTTACTCCGTAGTAAGTGTTCATGATGACTTTTAAGACATTCTGCTGTATGTCATATAGTTCGTATTCCGGACTGCCGTAGTCATAATTATTCCTCTCTGCCTTTCTCTCATCCCTCTCCTTTAAAAGATCGCTGATAATGCTTCTTGTAAGGCCATCAGGCTCTTTTCTGAACCGGATACCGTTGGGTGCCCTTAGCTCGCCGTTCTTATCTTTTGTTTCAGGTGAGGCATTAATAGTCATCATGCACATAGGATAGAGTGATTTTAAGTCAAGGACAATGACATTCTCCTTTACGCCCTTTGAAGGGTCAAAGACTGTTGCTCCCTCAAATTCCTCGGCATCTGCATAGCCTTTTGACGGAAGTATGTATTTGCCATAGGCTTTCCGGAGCACAAAAATATCAATTACATTTGAAGAGTTAAGCGTCCGGTCTAAAGGACAGCCGACATATCTTGCAATCTCTCTGTAAAATTCAACAATTTTATTTTTATTGTTTATGCCTACGCAGAGTTCAACGTCTTTTACATTGTACTCGATAAGCTTATTCGGGTCGTATTTCCAGAGATCAGATACTGTTCCTGTGTAGCGTATCTTGCCTTCGCCTATCTCCTCTTCGGCAATTGCATCAAGGCGGTATGACTCTTTTCTCCCGCCCTGCATCTTCTTATATCCGGTCAGAAGGTCAAAGACTGCCCTACCTCGGACAGGGTTTCTTGCTGACGGTCCTCCGGGCAGTCTTGAGAGTCCTTCGTCACTCACCCCAAGGACTTCTATTCTCTTCTGGATATAGGGCATATCAAAATCGGTGAAGTTCCACCCGGAGAGAACATCGGGATCCTTTTCTGCAATATATGCAATAAACCGTTTCAGGAGATCCTTCTCATTCCCACAGATTACAACTTTGTGGCAGTTGTTGCATGTTGAAACAGTCTCTGGCCCGTTTTCGTTTATAAGCCATACAAATGTCTGATATTCATTGTCATAGGAGTCCCAGCAGGTTATGCAGTTGATCCTCTCGCGGTTTGCATCCGGAAATCCTCTCTCATCCTCACACTCTATGTCGATTATGCAGACTCTTGCCGGAGAGTTTACTTCTGATGAAGTGATCTCTCTGTAATCTGTAATCTCAGTTTTTACAGAGACTCCTCCTGTAAGTCCGTTGTCTATCATAAACCTGGTTGCAAAGGGTATATCCGCCTCAAAATGTTTAAAGCCCTCACGGAATTCCCTGACATCTCCGGGTTTTGCGGTAATTATTCTTCCAAGTTTTTCACCCTGAATTGAGATGTAGTTCCCGGATAAATCCCGGTCATATCCTCCGGGAAGCCAGGCCTCCTGCACTGCCTCTTTGGGTGCATAAAAGTAGGGCCGAAAACCTGTAACCTGAATATGTCGGGCTTTACCTGATTCTTCCCTGCCAAATATATGGACGACAGATCCGTTAAATTCGTTTGAGTATTCAACCTGGTTTATAGCTATATTTATCTCATCCGGATTTTTCACTCCGGCATCTTCTGCTGTAAATTTTGGATTGTCGTTATTTAAGCCTTTTATTTCCTTTTTGTTTTCCGGACGGCTGTTGCTCCGGCCGTCCCTGTTTACGTCATTCTGTATTCTCTCTTCTATGCTGGTAAATAGGCTCTGCTGCATATTTCAGACCTTCCTGCACAGGCAGTTTAAGTGTTCTGAAGCCATTTTTATCTTTTCATATTCCCACTCGTCAAGTTCCCACTCGATTATTTCAATAATACCTTCACGACCGATTCTTGCCGGAACGCCCATCGAGCAGTCTTTAAGGCCATATTCACCGTCAAGCACTACCGAACAGGGCATTATCTCACGCCTGTCGGATATCACTACATCAAGTAATGATGATATGTGGTACGCCGGGCCGAAGACTGTTCCCCCTTTGCCTGATATAACCGGCATACTGGCCCTTTGCATCTCCGAGAGAATCTCTTCCCTTGTTATTACGTCAATTTTGCGGCCTGCCCCGTCTGTTTTTGAGAACAGCGGTACCTGGTGCTCACCATGCTCCCCGATAACAAATGCATCTCCGGCAAATCCCCTTTCTTTGAGGTACAGTGAAAAGCGTGCCGAGTCGAGCTGTCCGCCAAAACCGATGCACTGCTCTCTTTTCAGTCCAAGCGCCTTTTTGAAGAAGTAGTTGTTGGCATCCATCGGGTTTGTGACTGTGATCAGAATTCCGGAAAAACCTTTAAGATACTGTGCGCATTCACCTGCAACAGCAAGGTTTGCCTCAAGCAGGTCTGCTCTTGTTTTTATTGCAGGTGTCCTCGGAATTCCGGCTGCGAAAACTGCAATGTCAGAGTCCTTTATCTTCTCCGGATCTGTTGATATTTCAGTTTTAATTCCGGTATGGAGGAGATCCAGTTTCTGGGCATTTAAAAAGTCAGGTATATTGTCATAAAGAATTATCTCATCTGCGAGACCTCTTACAGCTGAAAGGAATGCCACTTCACTTCCAACTTTACCTGCACCGATTACTGAGAGGACTGTCATTAGTGTGTACACATTTTAAACACAATAATAATAAAATAACTCCAAATACTATCTCAGTTGTTATGGTGTCATTGTTAAAAGAGGAAAATATTGCTGTCGGTGGTGTCAGTCTTGACAACCACCTAATTCTTGCCGCAGGTGTGCTCGGTACTACAGGTGCTTCACTTAAGAGGATGCTCTCACTTGGTGCAGGCGGGGTTGTGACAAAATCAATAGGTCCTTATCCAAAAGGAGGACACAAAGGACCATGCGTTCAGGTATATGACGGTGCTGTAATGAATGCAATGGGGCTTCCAAACCCTTCTGAGGATTTTAAGGTTGAATTGTCGGGGCTTGAGGGCAGGCCGGTTATTGTCAGCATATTTGGAGGAGATCCGGATGAATTCTCTAAGGTTGCGTCCTGGTTTTCAGGTATGGCTTCGGTTCGAGGTTTTGAGCTGAATGTTTCATGCCCGCATGCTGAAGGTTATGGCGCACAGATCGGCAGTAATCCTGAACTTGTGCAGGAGTGCACAGAGGCTGTTGTGAAAACCGGAATTCCGGTATGGGTTAAACTCACTCCGAATGTTACTGATATAACTGAGTCAGGTCTTGCGGCAGAGGAGGGCGGTGCTTCTGCCGTAGTTGCAGTGAACACAGTCCGTGCGATGAGGATTTCCACTGCTATGAGACGGCCTGTGCTTGGAAACGGGTCAGGTGGCCTTTCAGGGCCGGCCATATTTCCGGTTGCCGTTAAATGCGTCTATGATCTGTATGAAGCATGCAGAATTCCGGTTGTCGGCTGCGGCGGCATATCGGATGCAGACAATGTCATTGAGATGATTATGGCAGGCGCATCTGCGGTTGAGATCGGCAGTGGGGTTCTGGATAATGTCGGGATCTTTTCTGAGATATGCGGCGATCTGTACTCTGAAGAAGGCGAAAATATTGAGGATTTAAGAGGTTGTGCACATGCATGAGATAGCATCGGTTCCGGTAAAAATTACTGAAATCAGGGATGAGACACCAACTATAAAGACGTTTGAATTTGACGGATGCTTCAGTTCAAAGGCAGGGCAGTTCTGTATGGTCTGGATTCCGGGCGTTGATGAGGTGCCAATGGGATTTTCATCACCTTCGTCAATTACTGTTCAGAAAGTCGGAGAGGCAACGGAGGCGCTATTCTCCCTTAATGTCGGGGATACAATCGGCATAAAAGGACCGCTTGGAAACGGATATACTCCAGAGGGGCGTGTTCTTGTGATTGCCGGAGGGGTTGGCGCTGCACCACTGCGCCCGCTTGCTCTTGAAGGTCTTGCAGATACTTTCATTCTTGGTGCAAGGACTGCTGATGAGATTGTTTATAAGGATGAACTTGGCAGTCTAACAGATCTTCGTATATCGACAGATGACGGAAGTTATGGTCATCATGGTTTTGTAACTGATCTTCTGGCAGGTGCCGGTCGGGGTGGATCCGGGGTTGATCCGGAAGACTACGATACAATCTGTGTCTGCGGTCCGGAGATCATGATGAAGAATGTCCTCAGGATTCTTAATGAGAAGGATCTCTCTGACCGGGCGCAGTTCTCGCTTGTGAGATACATGAAGTGCGGAGTCGGCATCTGCGGTTCATGCTGCCTTGATGACGCCGGGCTTCGGGTATGCAGGGACGGCCCTGTATTCAGTGGTACTGACCTCCTGAAAAGTTTTGAGTTTGGTAATTATTCCAGGGATGCCACAGGAAGAAGAGTGTCGGGTGGCGGGCACTGAAATTAATATAGTAAATTTTTGATTCTGATTCGAGCCCCAATCAAAATTTTAACTGTTTTTTCCAGGTTTTATAGTGCACTGCATAATGTTTTGCGATAATCGGAGTGTGACGGAGATTATTCCAAACCATGCACTTATACCGCACTTCATAGTAATAAGCAAACTTTCCGGACTATTCTGGAAAGTTCTGCATTATACTATAATTACCTGTGATATTTCTCTTTTCGTGATATTTTAAAAGCCCTGTATATCTGCTCTACAATAAGCAGCCGGACGAACTGGTGCGGGAATGTGAGGCTGGAGAGTTTCCAT
The sequence above is a segment of the Methanoplanus limicola DSM 2279 genome. Coding sequences within it:
- a CDS encoding DNA-directed DNA polymerase, producing MQQSLFTSIEERIQNDVNRDGRSNSRPENKKEIKGLNNDNPKFTAEDAGVKNPDEINIAINQVEYSNEFNGSVVHIFGREESGKARHIQVTGFRPYFYAPKEAVQEAWLPGGYDRDLSGNYISIQGEKLGRIITAKPGDVREFREGFKHFEADIPFATRFMIDNGLTGGVSVKTEITDYREITSSEVNSPARVCIIDIECEDERGFPDANRERINCITCWDSYDNEYQTFVWLINENGPETVSTCNNCHKVVICGNEKDLLKRFIAYIAEKDPDVLSGWNFTDFDMPYIQKRIEVLGVSDEGLSRLPGGPSARNPVRGRAVFDLLTGYKKMQGGRKESYRLDAIAEEEIGEGKIRYTGTVSDLWKYDPNKLIEYNVKDVELCVGINNKNKIVEFYREIARYVGCPLDRTLNSSNVIDIFVLRKAYGKYILPSKGYADAEEFEGATVFDPSKGVKENVIVLDLKSLYPMCMMTINASPETKDKNGELRAPNGIRFRKEPDGLTRSIISDLLKERDERKAERNNYDYGSPEYELYDIQQNVLKVIMNTYYGVSGYARFRLYDRDIGSAVTSVGRAIIEHTRKIIEGMGYAVIYGDTDSCMVNLPVMEREETIKTARKIEERLNESYSEFSQDVLNAESHYFSIKFEKIYERFFQAGKKKRYAGYLVWKEGKEVDQIDIVGFEMKRSDSPHITKEVQLKVMDLILKGADKSELKNYLGAVIKTYRKGGYTLDDVGIPGGIGKELLSYENKDAHIRGAIYSNENLGTDFKRGSKPKRVYIKTVTAKYQKTDVLCFEYADQVPNEFIIDWETMLDKTIKQPISRIIEAIGIPWDEVDPSRTTLFDFGM
- a CDS encoding malate dehydrogenase, giving the protein MTVLSVIGAGKVGSEVAFLSAVRGLADEIILYDNIPDFLNAQKLDLLHTGIKTEISTDPEKIKDSDIAVFAAGIPRTPAIKTRADLLEANLAVAGECAQYLKGFSGILITVTNPMDANNYFFKKALGLKREQCIGFGGQLDSARFSLYLKERGFAGDAFVIGEHGEHQVPLFSKTDGAGRKIDVITREEILSEMQRASMPVISGKGGTVFGPAYHISSLLDVVISDRREIMPCSVVLDGEYGLKDCSMGVPARIGREGIIEIIEWELDEWEYEKIKMASEHLNCLCRKV
- a CDS encoding dihydroorotate dehydrogenase → MVSLLKEENIAVGGVSLDNHLILAAGVLGTTGASLKRMLSLGAGGVVTKSIGPYPKGGHKGPCVQVYDGAVMNAMGLPNPSEDFKVELSGLEGRPVIVSIFGGDPDEFSKVASWFSGMASVRGFELNVSCPHAEGYGAQIGSNPELVQECTEAVVKTGIPVWVKLTPNVTDITESGLAAEEGGASAVVAVNTVRAMRISTAMRRPVLGNGSGGLSGPAIFPVAVKCVYDLYEACRIPVVGCGGISDADNVIEMIMAGASAVEIGSGVLDNVGIFSEICGDLYSEEGENIEDLRGCAHA
- a CDS encoding dihydroorotate dehydrogenase electron transfer subunit, translated to MHEIASVPVKITEIRDETPTIKTFEFDGCFSSKAGQFCMVWIPGVDEVPMGFSSPSSITVQKVGEATEALFSLNVGDTIGIKGPLGNGYTPEGRVLVIAGGVGAAPLRPLALEGLADTFILGARTADEIVYKDELGSLTDLRISTDDGSYGHHGFVTDLLAGAGRGGSGVDPEDYDTICVCGPEIMMKNVLRILNEKDLSDRAQFSLVRYMKCGVGICGSCCLDDAGLRVCRDGPVFSGTDLLKSFEFGNYSRDATGRRVSGGGH